The Thermovirga sp. genomic sequence AAGCCCGCCATTGCAACTGGTTTTTGGTGAATATCTGGATGGCTTCGCAGCCCAGGCTCTCTCCCCTTTCGATAGCCTTCCAGAGTCCCCCGGCAATAGAGACATGGGCACCGATCAGAGACATGATGATCCTCTTGCTTCCTGCCCCCGGAGAGCCCGTACGAGGCCGAGGATAATCCAGGCCGTCGCACCCCAAATGGTTACCCCGTCGCCGGCCCGATAAACGGGGTAACGGTGAACATGTCCTTCCCTGGTAAAAGTTTCCATCTCAGGAGAGCCCTCCAGTTCTCGGAGTGGTATCTCCAACACGTTCTTGATCTCTCGCCTATCGGGCGACAGGTCGCTGCTTCTCAGTCCCGAGGGCAGATATCCTACCACGGGAAAGAGCGTGAAGCCGCTGGAACAGGCCTTGACTTCGGGGAGCACACCGAGGATCTCAACCTTATCCGCGGCGATCCCCGTCTCCTCGGCGAACTCTCTCAAAGCTGTCTCAACAGGCCCCCTGTCCTGTTCCTCTCGGGCTCCTCCAGGGAAGGCAAGCTG encodes the following:
- a CDS encoding CoA pyrophosphatase, with protein sequence GRKSAVLVPLFPREGELFLLLVERSDSLRRHPGQLAFPGGAREEQDRGPVETALREFAEETGIAADKVEILGVLPEVKACSSGFTLFPVVGYLPSGLRSSDLSPDRREIKNVLEIPLRELEGSPEMETFTREGHVHRYPVYRAGDGVTIWGATAWIILGLVRALRGQEARGSSCL